The following is a genomic window from Colletotrichum lupini chromosome 5, complete sequence.
GCAACCCAGCAACGTCACAGACATCGGATTCTACTTTGATCTGCTCGACCTTGTGACTACAGACACGCCGCTTCTCACCAAGGCGCAGATTGACTTTTATGTCGAAGAATACACTAGAAAGCCAATTAATCACACGCTCAACGAGTACCGTAACAACAAGCTGAATTGGGAAGATGAGCGGGTGCTTATCCCTGACAATACCACTTACAGCGGCAAGTTCAAGCAACCTGCGCTGTACATCGCTGCAACCCAAGATCTCACGCTGCCTCCGTCTCTATCCGAAGGAATGGAAACGTACTTTGACAATTTGAGCCGAGGTGAGATTGACGGCGGGCATTGGGCAAGGTGGCAGAAGCCTCTCGAGGTTGAAAACTATGTTGGAAACTGGTTAGAAACCTCGGTGCTTGGCAATGCTTCCTTGAACCTTACCGCAGGGCTCGGTCTTGGAGCGCCCTGCGTGTAGGTGCTAGATGAGGCGATGAACCAGCACAGGCGTCTGGCCATCATCAACCTTGCGCCTTTGTATTAGACCCGTAACAGTGCCACCTGCCATGTCTATAGAGTTCAAAAAGTCTTCTGTACATGTTGAGAATAAGAGAGAAGCCAACATAGTCGTTGAGTGTTTCAAATGGCAGTGGGTAAACATTGACGCCGGGGAATTTGTAATACATTGAGCTTAGCTCCATGATGAAATTAAGAACATCAATCATATGAATGACTAATAGAGTAGACGTTGAAAGATGTTTAACTCAAAGTCAAAGTCAAGAGCTAGTCTGGCGTGTTTGGTCAATTTGCTGACTGGATGCATAGCATGCACGGTGCGTCAGTTCGCATGTGAATAACCTCGTGTGCCGATCTACGTCATTCCGTCATCCTGCAGAAGGCGGGGAACATATCTTATCGATGCTCAAGTGTGTAAATTATCCAAATTCCTCGCAATTGTCACTCCGTCACTCCATGAAACAGAGCTGAATTGACAATGCCTCATTCACCGTCGGTCGTCGAGGAAGCCTCTGTTGCCCGAACAGGTTGGGGGTCTAACATTCCACTCGTTGACCTGGGTGCCCTGAAAGACAGCACCAACCCTGAAGCAGCACTGAATGCCGGCAAGAGTCTTGTGGACGCTTTCAGAATATCGGGCTTTGCCTATGTCAAGAACCATGGAATCCCCGAGGAAATCATCAAGTCCGCCTTCCAGTGGGTTCGTCTACAAGAACGAACTTTCTCTTCATCGCTGTCCTTGCTGATAATTCCATGATTAGAGTGAGAAATTCTTTTCCCTCCCGCAGGCTGAGAAGGACAAGGCGCCGCATCCACCCGAGGGATGGTGGCATCGCGGGTACTCCGGCATTGGCCGAGAAAAGGTGTCGCAGATGGTATTCGACGCCGAAGAAATCAGCGAGTTGAGGAAAACCCCAGACTTCAAGGAATCATACGAGATTGGGCGCGAGGACGATGATCACCTACCCAACATCTGGCTCCCCGAGGAGTCGCTCCCTGGGTTTCGGTCATTTTTCAACAACTTCTACGAGGTCTGCTATCAGCTCGAACTCCACCTGCTCCGTGCTATGGCTCTCGGCATGGGCCTGGACGAATATTTCTTTCGGGACTACCATGTGATGAGAGACAACCAGATCCGCCTCCTCCATTACCCGCCGGTCGAGGAGAAGCTCTTGCGCGCCGGCAGGGTCGAGCGGCTGGGAGCGCACTCGGACTTTGGCTCCATGACGCTCCTCTTCCAGGACGAGGTCGGCGGCCTCGAGGTAGAGGACCCCAACGAGGAGGGCCGATTCTTGCCCGTGTCGTCCATCCCTGGGACGATCGTGGTCAACATTGGCGACTTCATGCAGCGGTGGAGCAACGACACTCTGCGGTCCACTGTGCATCGTGTACGAGCGCCGCCGCTCGAGACGAACGAGAGCGGTGACCGCGTGACCCGGGCACGATATTCAATTCCGTACTTTATCGGCGCTGATCAGGAGAAGACGGTAGACTGCGTGCCGGGTTGCTACGGCCCCGGTAAGCCGAAGAAGTACGAGCCGATAAACAGCCGCGAGTACATCGAGATGCGACTGAATGCGTCGTATTAGAGCCGGAGAGATATCCTGATTATCGTGCCTAGCAAATGAGATGGTTGTCTTTCTTGAAGAAGTCTAGGGCCCCGTCGGCCACCCCTCGTTCCTGGTCTTGAGCGGCCGACTCCGTACAACACATGTGCATGCTGTCAAGGTCACAGCAGTCACCATTAAGCACGCGGAGACCCAGGTTCTTGATCATTAATGAGTGCTATTCCTTGCAGGTTCTTGCAGGCGAGATCCACTGGCAAATGCCGCGAGTCCTCAGCTGGTTGGCCTACCCGCTGACGATCCCCGGCCCCTCTTCCGGTCGTTTCTGGTGATGAGGGCCGAACATGGTAGCATTTTACACCTTTGGTCAGCGGCCTTGGCGCATCGCTTGACACGTTACCATGAGCCATGGCACAGCTTAAAGCTGCAAAATTCGGGCGGAGCTGACATGAAGCTGACAACCGGCAGATGAGGAGATGCTCTCCAAGACTCCAACGGGTTGGAGAAGAGAAgcgaagaagaagaccaTATCCAATCCGCCCGCCCCCTCCCCGCCCGGGGATAGGGATGGTGTTGATGCGGTGAAGGGAAAATTGACTGATCACCCAAAGAATTGGAGGCGACAAGGCGTGCGCACGTCCACGACCAGGCGCTTTGCCCGGCCGCTGTGGGGTTTTCCGAGCTCATTGAAGAAGGGGAACAGGGACCGGGGATTTTGTCGTGACTCGTGGCGGGCAAGTTTCCACCCTCTCCCGCTGCCGCTTAAGCAATTCGATTTCTCAGTCTCAGAATTACACACTCTCTCCCTTTCCTCCCGGGATTCGAGCAACAGTTACCCGGAATCTGGGTACAGCAACAGGAAACCCTGCGACGACACGACTAGTGTACAGCTTCACATCGCGAGTGCAAACCCCCCGATACCATCCGACAAATGTGTCCCGAGGGAGACGAGGACCAGACGGCCGCGGCCACGGCGCAGCAGCAGGAGACTGCGGCGAACGCAGCGGCTGGAATTCTACCGGCTGAGCACTGGGTGCAAGCGGCACGAGTCAGTTCGACACCTTTTTCCACCGCGGGGGCGTAGATTCTCTACATGCCCCCCCTTTCAACGGCGGCCGCCCGCGGGATTTTGATGATTGACAGGCCGCTAGGACGCTGCTAACGACGACGATGCCGACTCTGCGCTAGGCGACGACAACGCCAGCTCTACGGCGTCGATCACCTCTACGATCTTGCAGTACCGGAAAATTCACGGGAGGACGTTCCACGGCGAGGTTGGCGACGCCCAGTATTGGTAGTGCCTCCCGCGGGCTGAGAGAACTGAGCGTTTTGAGCGTTGCCGCTAACGGATTGTGAAAGGGGGAGCAACGATGAGCAACAGAATGAGGCTTGGGATATCAAGTGAGATGGAGACCGCCAATGACGAAAGAAGTGAGAGGTCGAAGCTGACGGTCATTAGCCATCACTTACTCACCTTGTCGATGGGCGACAAGCTTCACTTGGCACCGCTAGACAAAAGCAAGGTAGGTGACGGGCTCATCGGCGGTGGCTTGCTCATCGGCCTGAACTAACGAAACCCTAAATAGCTAAACAAAGCGCTGGATATTGGGACAGGAACAGGTGAGCGGCGCTTATGTCATTCTCGGCTCATGAAGTCAGGCTAACGGCATCGTAGGTATCTGGGCTATGTAAGTCCCTGCTCAGAAATTCGACATGAGTATGTGATGCAAGAGGCTGAACTCTGTATAGTGATTTTGCCGACGAGAACCCCGAATGTGAAGTCATTGGAACGGACATCTCCCCAATCCAACCTAGCTGGGTTCCTCCTAACCTGAAGTTGTGAGTACTCGAAGCGTCAAGATCCAGCAGCTGGTGCCGTTGATGACCCCACACAGTGAAATTGACGACTGCACGCGCGAATGGACCTTCGAACCAGAGTCCTTTGACTATGTTCACATCCGCTTCCTGGTCGGCAGCATCGCGGACTGGCCCGCGCTGTTCAAGCAGGCGTACAGGGCCCTGAAGCCGGGCGGATACCTGGAGAGTTTCGAGGTCTCGCCGGCCATTATGAGCGACGACGGGACCGTCCCGGAGACTAGCGCGCTGGGCCAGTGGGGTAAGTTCTTCGAGGAGGGCGGCCGGAAAATGGGTCGGACGTTCCGGGTCCTCGACGAGAACTTGCAGAGGACGTCGATGGAGGACGCTGGCTTTGAGAGCATCACGGAGTGGAACAATAAGGTAGATGAGAGCCCTTTGAAGGATGACCTGCGCTTTCGGTATCAGAGGAAAGACTGACATGGGAAATGATAGGCCCCCATCGGCAACTGGCCAAAGGACGAGGTGAAGAAGGAGATTGGCGAGTGGGCTCAGCTGACGCTCCTGTCGGACATTGAGGGCTACGTTCTTTTCATGGCCAACGTCATGTCGACTTGGTCCCGTGAGGAAATCCACATCTATGCGGCGCAGCTGCGTCGCGAGATCCGGTCTGGTAAGCTGCATGGGTACTACCGCCAGAGAGCAGTCTGGGGACAGAAGCCTCTGAAGACCGAGGCGTAGTCCCGCTCTTCGCTACTACCTTGATTACTCTTGATTTCATCTGAGCTAGCGAGCGTGAATAAGCATATGCAGCCGAGTTCATCGAATTGGATGCCTTCCCACCACATTGGCGTGCTCTTATCTCATTGTGAAAGGAGTCTAGCCGCCGAGGCTCACACTTGAGAGATAAACGTGACCCGTAGGTGCGTCGGGTCGAGCCGACTCAATCAGCTTATACTATGCTCAGTAAGGCAAGGGCATCCGCATCTGGAAGGTGAATCTTCTATAAAGCAGAGGATTCAGGGTGCTGAGTGAGCTGTTCGAGCTTCGAGGTGGAACTCCGCCGGTCTCGATATTACGTGGAAGTTAACGGTGGCTTCAGATAATTCAAGGTTTCAGCATCGCTGAAGATGAACCGTCGCCGAAAATGAGTATAAAAGAAGGCTACTTAAGCCTGCTTACTCTGTCACCGAATTTCGCATCATCTTCAACCATCCGGGCAACTTGAACAATCACCACAACTATCTCACTCTGCTTTGCAACATCGAAGCCGGCAAAATGAAGTTCAACTTGCTCGCCCTTGCCGCTATTGTATCACTGGCCATGGCCGCGCCGGTCCGTTTCCCCTCTGGCCGTCGTTTGAGTTCATAGTGCCTGTGTCTAACACGTAGTCAACGTATAGGTAGCCGACAACGCTGTCGTTGAGGGCGCTGGTGGCTCCCCAGGCGGAAAGCCCTGGAAGCGCGATGACGCTGTCGTTGACGGCGCTGGTGGCTCCCCAGGTGGAAAGCCCTGGAAGCGCGATGTCGCTGTCACTGAGGACTATCCTGGTGGAAAGGGCTGGTAGTGCAACGATGCGTCATCGATGCCTCATGTTCTCTTCCGTTGGACTGCGAACAGAGCCTCAGTTTGTTAGGTAGCTCATATCGCATGTGCAAAGCCTCTGACGCTCGAGGGAAATGAATAGACATACTGCAGACGAAAGCTGCTTGTGTAAAGCTTCAAATGGCATTCAAGCTCGGTTCTAATCCTGAGTGGTTCTACTCGTATGAATGACCTAACTTCGTACGACTAAAGGTATCTCGTTTGCTCATAACATCACGTCAAGTCTGAATTTCCCACACGTTGAGAATGCCAGAATCATTCCTGGCATGGTGCCCATGCAAACACCGCCCAACCACCATGTACTGCCCATTCCCAGAGAAGGCAGCCGACACCGCGAACCCAGACTCTAA
Proteins encoded in this region:
- a CDS encoding epoxide hydrolase — encoded protein: MDVLATLDSRLHFKTADLNGIQYRYIHAEPDSGKSVGTVFLVHGWPDLALGWANHIPFLLSKGLSVVALDKIGYGGTDSPEDVKFYTWKRAADDIATLASQLGLSRIILGGHDFGGAVVYRTAIWHPDLVAAFYVLNTPFAAPTASFVDLAYEWPGFKYQQQFRTDAVADYVGPADAQNTTRIRQILNNVYGVIAPNGEQPSNVTDIGFYFDLLDLVTTDTPLLTKAQIDFYVEEYTRKPINHTLNEYRNNKLNWEDERVLIPDNTTYSGKFKQPALYIAATQDLTLPPSLSEGMETYFDNLSRGEIDGGHWARWQKPLEVENYVGNWLETSVLGNASLNLTAGLGLGAPCVMHGASVRIAELTMPHSPSVVEEASVARTGWGSNIPLVDLGALKDSTNPEAALNAGKSLVDAFRISGFAYVKNHGIPEEIIKSAFQWSEKFFSLPQAEKDKAPHPPEGWWHRGYSGIGREKVSQMVFDAEEISELRKTPDFKESYEIGREDDDHLPNIWLPEESLPGFRSFFNNFYEVCYQLELHLLRAMALGMGLDEYFFRDYHVMRDNQIRLLHYPPVEEKLLRAGRVERLGAHSDFGSMTLLFQDEVGGLEVEDPNEEGRFLPVSSIPGTIVVNIGDFMQRWSNDTLRSTVHRVRAPPLETNESGDRVTRARYSIPYFIGADQEKTVDCVPGCYGPGKPKKYEPINSREYIEMRLNASQQSPLSTRRPRFLIINECYSLQVLAGEIHWQMPRVLSWLAYPLTIPGPSSGRFCILHLWSAALAHRLTHEEMLSKTPTGWRREAKKKTISNPPAPSPPGDRDGVDAVKGKLTDHPKNWRRQGVRTSTTRRFARPLWGFPSSLKKGNRDRGFCRDSWRASFHPLPLPLKQFDFSVSELHTLSLSSRDSSNSYPESGYSNRKPCDDTTSGDEDQTAAATAQQQETAANAAAGILPAEHWVQAARDAANDDDADSALGDDNASSTASITSTILQYRKIHGRTFHGEVGDAQYWGSNDEQQNEAWDINHHLLTLSMGDKLHLAPLDKSKLNKALDIGTGTGIWAIDFADENPECEVIGTDISPIQPSWVPPNLKFEIDDCTREWTFEPESFDYVHIRFLVGSIADWPALFKQAYRALKPGGYLESFEVSPAIMSDDGTVPETSALGQWGKFFEEGGRKMGRTFRVLDENLQRTSMEDAGFESITEWNNKAPIGNWPKDEVKKEIGEWAQLTLLSDIEGYVLFMANVMSTWSREEIHIYAAQLRREIRSGKLHGYYRQRAVWGQKPLKTEAVNKHMQPSSSNWMPSHHIGVRRVEPTQSAYTMLSKARASASGRWNSAGLDITLLKPAYSVTEFRIIFNHPGNLNNHHNYLTLLCNIEAGKMKFNLLALAAIVSLAMAAPVADNAVVEGAGGSPGGKPWKRDDAVVDGAGGSPGGKPWKRDVAVTEDYPGGKGW